A single region of the Stenotrophomonas sp. Marseille-Q4652 genome encodes:
- a CDS encoding N-formylglutamate amidohydrolase — protein MARRVADSGFSAVLPLLGRDDPAPFVVHREHGGSPFVLIADHAGQAVPAALQGLGIARAELDRHIGWDIGISGTTRALAGLLDAWMIEQVYSRLVIDCNRPLPSPTLIPALSDGTAIPANACISEAARKARVEAIHAPYHARISAELAARAAAGRDTVLVLMHSFTPVMNGQARPWHCGVLYNRDDRLARRLLAALRAEGDLVVGDNQPYSVSDDSDYGANVHAEARGLPYVELEIRQDLIADTAGQQAWAQRLARLLPGLLTD, from the coding sequence ACCGCGAACACGGTGGCTCCCCCTTCGTGTTGATCGCCGACCATGCCGGCCAGGCAGTGCCGGCCGCGCTGCAGGGCCTGGGCATCGCCCGGGCCGAACTGGACCGCCACATCGGCTGGGACATCGGCATCTCCGGCACCACAAGGGCGCTGGCCGGGCTGCTGGATGCGTGGATGATCGAACAGGTCTATTCGCGACTGGTGATCGACTGCAACCGCCCGCTGCCGTCGCCGACCCTGATTCCGGCGCTCAGCGACGGCACCGCGATTCCCGCCAACGCTTGCATTTCAGAGGCGGCCCGCAAGGCGCGAGTGGAGGCGATCCATGCGCCCTACCACGCCCGCATCAGCGCCGAACTGGCGGCCCGCGCCGCCGCCGGCCGCGACACCGTGCTGGTGCTGATGCACAGCTTCACCCCGGTGATGAATGGCCAGGCGCGGCCGTGGCATTGCGGCGTGCTGTACAACCGCGACGACCGCCTGGCCCGCCGCCTGCTTGCCGCGCTGCGCGCCGAAGGCGACCTGGTGGTCGGCGACAACCAGCCGTACTCGGTCAGCGATGACAGCGATTACGGCGCCAACGTGCACGCCGAGGCGCGTGGACTGCCCTACGTGGAACTGGAAATCCGCCAGGACCTGATTGCCGATACCGCCGGTCAGCAAGCGTGGGCACAACGCTTGGCCCGGCTGTTGCCGGGCCTGCTCACCGATTGA
- the pip gene encoding prolyl aminopeptidase, with product MRTLHPEITPYDVGSLKVDDRHTLYFEQCGNPDGKPVVMLHGGPGGGCTDKMRRFHDPAKYRIVLFDQRGSGRSTPHADLVDNTTWDLVADIEKLREHLGIDQWQVFGGSWGSTLALAYAETHPQRVTELVLRGIFMLRRWELEWFYQEGANRLFPDAWEHYIKAIPPVERHDLISAFHRRLTSEDEATRLAAARAWSVWEGATSYLHVDEDFINSHEDPHFALAFARIENHYFVNGGFFEVEDQLLRDAHKIADIPGVIVHGRYDVVCPLANAWDLHKAWPKAQLVINPASGHSAFEAENVHALVEATDRFA from the coding sequence ATGCGCACCCTCCATCCCGAGATCACCCCCTACGACGTCGGCTCGCTGAAGGTCGATGACCGCCACACACTGTATTTCGAGCAGTGCGGCAATCCCGACGGCAAGCCGGTGGTGATGCTGCACGGCGGCCCGGGCGGCGGCTGCACCGACAAGATGCGCCGCTTCCACGACCCGGCCAAATACCGCATCGTGCTGTTCGACCAGCGCGGCTCGGGCCGCTCGACCCCGCACGCGGACCTGGTCGACAACACCACCTGGGACCTGGTCGCCGACATCGAGAAGCTGCGCGAACACCTGGGCATCGACCAGTGGCAGGTGTTCGGCGGGAGCTGGGGCTCGACCCTGGCCCTGGCCTACGCCGAAACCCACCCGCAACGGGTGACCGAGCTGGTGCTGCGCGGCATCTTCATGCTGCGCCGCTGGGAGCTGGAGTGGTTCTACCAGGAAGGGGCCAACCGCCTGTTCCCGGATGCCTGGGAGCACTACATCAAGGCGATCCCGCCGGTGGAGCGACACGACCTGATCTCGGCCTTCCACCGCCGTCTGACCAGCGAGGACGAAGCCACCCGCCTGGCCGCGGCCAGGGCGTGGAGCGTGTGGGAGGGCGCCACCAGCTATCTGCACGTGGACGAGGACTTCATCAACAGCCACGAAGACCCCCACTTCGCGCTGGCCTTCGCCCGCATCGAGAACCACTACTTCGTCAACGGCGGCTTCTTCGAGGTCGAGGACCAGCTGCTGCGCGACGCGCACAAAATCGCCGACATCCCCGGCGTGATTGTGCATGGCCGCTACGACGTGGTCTGCCCGCTGGCCAACGCCTGGGACCTGCACAAGGCCTGGCCGAAGGCGCAGCTGGTGATCAATCCGGCCAGTGGCCATTCGGCCTTCGAGGCCGAGAACGTACACGCGCTGGTCGAGGCAACCGACCGCTTCGCCTGA
- the prmC gene encoding peptide chain release factor N(5)-glutamine methyltransferase, whose protein sequence is MPSVADLLQQAARQLPGDEPRHEAGLLLMHALGKDRAWLFAHDRDEIEGEGVERFHDLVTQRAAGRPLAYLTGRRGFWTLDLQVSGDTLIPRPETELLVEQALARLPDGEPLRVADLGTGSGAIALAIASERPATSVIATDLLGPTLAMAVRNARDHGIENVWFRRGSWYTALGRERFDMIVSNPPYIAAADPHLEQGDLRFEPPAALSAGADGLDAIREIVAGAPGHLVPGGWLLLEHGWDQGPAIRTLLEQRGFVEVATVQDLEQRDRVTLGRLPG, encoded by the coding sequence GTGCCCAGCGTCGCCGATCTGCTCCAGCAAGCTGCCCGCCAACTGCCCGGCGATGAGCCCCGCCACGAAGCCGGGCTGCTGCTGATGCATGCCCTGGGCAAGGACCGCGCCTGGCTGTTCGCCCATGACCGCGACGAGATCGAAGGCGAGGGCGTGGAGCGCTTCCACGACCTGGTCACCCAGCGTGCGGCGGGGCGCCCGCTGGCCTACCTGACCGGCCGCCGTGGCTTCTGGACCCTGGACCTGCAGGTCAGCGGCGACACCCTGATCCCGCGCCCGGAGACCGAGCTGCTGGTCGAACAGGCCTTGGCCCGGTTGCCCGATGGCGAACCCCTGCGGGTGGCCGACCTGGGCACCGGCAGCGGCGCGATCGCCCTGGCCATCGCCAGCGAGCGCCCGGCCACCAGCGTCATCGCCACCGACCTGCTCGGCCCGACCCTGGCCATGGCGGTGCGCAATGCCCGCGACCACGGCATCGAGAACGTCTGGTTCCGCCGCGGTAGCTGGTACACCGCGCTGGGCAGGGAGCGCTTCGACATGATCGTCAGCAACCCACCCTACATCGCCGCCGCCGATCCGCACCTGGAGCAGGGCGATCTGCGTTTCGAACCGCCCGCAGCACTTTCCGCCGGTGCCGACGGGCTGGATGCGATCCGCGAGATCGTGGCCGGCGCCCCGGGCCATCTGGTTCCCGGCGGCTGGCTGCTGCTTGAACACGGCTGGGACCAGGGCCCGGCGATCCGCACGCTGCTGGAGCAGCGTGGCTTCGTCGAGGTCGCCACCGTGCAGGACCTGGAACAGCGCGACCGCGTGACATTAGGCAGGCTGCCGGGCTGA
- the ahpC gene encoding alkyl hydroperoxide reductase subunit C has product MSLINTQVQPFKTQAFHNGQFVEVSNETMKGKWSVVIFMPAAFTFNCPTEIEDAADNYAEFQKAGAEVYIVTTDTHFSHKVWHETSQAVGKAKFPLVGDPTHQMTKAFNVHIDEEGLALRGTFVINPEGVIKTMEVHSNEIARDVSETLRKLKAAQFTAANPNQVCPAKWKEGAATLTPSLDLVGKI; this is encoded by the coding sequence ATGTCCTTGATCAACACCCAGGTCCAGCCGTTCAAGACCCAGGCCTTCCACAATGGCCAGTTCGTCGAAGTCTCCAACGAGACCATGAAGGGCAAGTGGTCGGTTGTGATCTTCATGCCGGCTGCCTTCACCTTCAACTGCCCGACCGAGATCGAAGACGCCGCTGACAACTACGCCGAGTTCCAGAAGGCCGGCGCCGAGGTCTACATCGTCACCACCGATACCCACTTCTCGCACAAGGTGTGGCACGAGACCTCGCAGGCCGTGGGCAAGGCCAAGTTCCCGCTGGTCGGCGACCCGACCCACCAGATGACCAAGGCGTTCAACGTCCATATCGACGAAGAAGGCCTGGCCCTGCGCGGCACCTTCGTGATCAACCCGGAAGGCGTGATCAAGACCATGGAAGTGCACTCCAACGAGATCGCACGTGACGTCTCCGAAACCCTGCGCAAGCTGAAGGCTGCCCAGTTCACCGCCGCCAACCCGAACCAGGTGTGCCCGGCCAAGTGGAAGGAAGGCGCTGCCACCCTGACCCCGTCGCTGGACCTGGTCGGCAAGATCTAA